One genomic region from Candidatus Cetobacterium colombiensis encodes:
- a CDS encoding PTS fructose transporter subunit IIABC, protein MLDKMLVKECIKLNLTSKTKLEVIDELVDLLYDNGKLNDKDEFRKTILKREEQSSTGLEEGIAIPHGKSSSVKIPTVAFGLSQEGIDYDSLDGEPSKLFFMIAAPADATDSHIETLSQLSSLLLDDDIREQLLKVKTKEEVLNILLKEEKIGEELVPPTNVDTNYEVLAVTACPTGIAHTYMAAEALNKKAKELGINIKVETNGSTGVKNQLTDEDIKNAKGIIIAADKNVEMARFNGKHVEIVGVKDGIKKPQELIQNAVNQTAPIYSNNETKSSSGTSERKGFYKHLMSGVSNMLPFVVGGGILIAISFIFGINASNPSDPSFNPIAKLLMDIGGGNAFFLMVPVLAGFIGMSIADRPGFAPAMVGGLISANNGGGFLGGLVGGFLGGYVILLLKKVFSKLPEKLEGIKPVLLYPLFGILITGVLMYTVVISPVAALNGGITNFLNSLGTGNLILLGAIVGGMMAIDMGGPINKAAFTFGIAAIAAGNYYPHAAVMAGGMTPPLGIALATTFFKHKFSAEEREAGLTNYIMGASFITEGAIPFAAADPIRIIPSCVIGSALAGGLAMAFKCQLPAPHGGLFVLPIITNPMMYLLAVVVGSLVTCVLVGITKPSKNI, encoded by the coding sequence ATGTTAGACAAAATGTTAGTTAAAGAATGTATCAAACTAAATTTAACATCTAAAACAAAACTAGAAGTTATCGATGAACTTGTTGATCTTCTTTATGATAATGGAAAACTTAATGATAAAGATGAATTTAGAAAAACTATTTTAAAAAGAGAGGAGCAAAGCTCTACAGGTTTAGAAGAAGGAATTGCAATTCCACACGGAAAATCTTCTTCTGTAAAAATTCCAACTGTTGCATTTGGTCTTTCTCAAGAAGGAATCGATTATGATTCACTAGATGGAGAACCATCTAAATTATTCTTTATGATTGCTGCTCCTGCAGATGCAACTGATTCTCACATTGAGACATTATCTCAATTATCTTCACTTCTTTTAGATGATGATATTAGAGAACAACTTTTAAAAGTTAAAACAAAAGAAGAAGTTTTAAATATTCTTTTAAAAGAAGAAAAAATTGGAGAAGAACTTGTTCCTCCTACAAATGTTGATACTAATTATGAGGTGCTTGCTGTAACAGCTTGTCCTACTGGAATTGCTCACACGTATATGGCTGCTGAAGCTCTAAATAAAAAGGCAAAAGAATTAGGAATTAACATAAAAGTAGAAACAAATGGTTCTACTGGTGTTAAAAATCAACTTACTGATGAAGATATAAAAAATGCAAAAGGAATTATTATTGCTGCTGATAAAAATGTTGAAATGGCAAGATTTAATGGAAAGCATGTTGAAATCGTAGGAGTTAAAGATGGTATTAAAAAACCACAAGAATTAATTCAAAATGCGGTTAATCAAACTGCTCCAATATATTCTAATAACGAAACAAAATCATCTTCTGGAACAAGTGAAAGAAAAGGATTCTATAAGCATCTTATGAGTGGAGTTTCTAATATGCTTCCATTCGTTGTTGGTGGAGGTATCTTAATAGCTATATCTTTTATCTTTGGTATAAATGCTTCTAATCCTTCAGATCCTAGCTTTAATCCTATTGCTAAACTTTTAATGGATATAGGTGGAGGTAATGCTTTCTTCTTAATGGTTCCTGTTCTTGCTGGATTTATAGGAATGAGTATTGCAGATAGACCTGGATTTGCTCCTGCAATGGTTGGAGGTTTAATTTCAGCAAATAATGGTGGAGGTTTCCTTGGTGGTTTAGTTGGAGGTTTCCTTGGTGGTTATGTTATTCTTTTATTAAAAAAGGTATTTTCTAAATTACCTGAAAAATTAGAAGGAATAAAGCCTGTACTTTTATATCCTTTATTTGGAATTTTGATAACTGGTGTTCTTATGTATACAGTTGTTATATCTCCTGTAGCTGCTTTAAATGGTGGAATTACTAATTTCTTAAACTCTTTAGGAACTGGTAATCTAATTCTTCTTGGAGCTATCGTCGGTGGGATGATGGCTATTGACATGGGTGGACCTATTAATAAAGCTGCATTTACTTTTGGTATTGCTGCTATTGCTGCTGGAAACTATTATCCTCATGCTGCTGTTATGGCAGGAGGAATGACTCCACCACTAGGTATTGCTTTAGCAACAACATTCTTTAAACATAAGTTTTCTGCAGAAGAAAGAGAAGCTGGATTAACTAACTATATTATGGGAGCTTCTTTCATAACTGAAGGTGCTATACCTTTTGCTGCTGCTGACCCTATTAGAATTATTCCAAGTTGTGTTATTGGTTCAGCTTTAGCTGGTGGATTAGCAATGGCTTTTAAATGTCAATTGCCTGCCCCTCATGGAGGACTATTTGTTTTACCAATTATTACAAACCCAATGATGTACTTATTAGCTGTTGTTGTTGGTTCTCTTGTTACTTGTGTTCTAGTTGGAATAACAAAACCTTCTAAAAATATTTAA
- a CDS encoding DeoR/GlpR family DNA-binding transcription regulator, translating to MLNIERENSILELLKQKETIKIQEIVDLLNISEATARRDLASLEKKELLKRVHGGAILNNSSDTTKDFNIQFRRSLNRGEKEKIAEFAASFIKRDSCIFLDAGTTTLCMIKYLKNLNVKVVTNGLNLIDELEKYNIESFLVGGKIKSKTSCTVGFSAVQYLKTFNFQYAFIGVNALNLDGYSTPDFEEALIKSEAINKGEKVFFLCDHSKIGKSSFTIFSTLDKGTLITDQPLSKEYTNLLKVEVVK from the coding sequence ATGTTAAATATAGAACGAGAAAATTCTATTTTAGAACTTTTAAAACAAAAAGAAACTATTAAAATACAAGAAATTGTTGATTTATTAAATATTTCTGAAGCTACAGCTCGAAGAGATTTAGCTTCATTGGAAAAAAAAGAACTTCTTAAAAGAGTTCATGGAGGAGCAATTTTAAATAACTCTTCTGATACAACAAAGGATTTTAACATTCAATTCAGAAGAAGTCTAAATAGAGGTGAAAAAGAAAAAATTGCTGAATTTGCAGCTAGTTTTATTAAAAGAGATTCATGCATCTTTTTAGATGCTGGAACAACAACTTTATGCATGATTAAATATTTAAAAAATCTAAATGTAAAAGTTGTTACAAATGGTTTAAATCTTATTGATGAACTTGAAAAATATAATATAGAAAGTTTTTTAGTCGGAGGAAAAATTAAAAGTAAAACAAGTTGTACTGTTGGATTTTCTGCAGTTCAATATCTAAAAACTTTTAATTTTCAATATGCTTTCATTGGAGTTAATGCCCTTAATCTTGACGGCTATAGCACTCCTGATTTTGAGGAAGCTTTAATTAAAAGCGAAGCTATCAATAAAGGCGAAAAAGTTTTCTTTTTATGTGATCACTCAAAAATTGGAAAAAGTAGTTTTACAATTTTTTCTACTTTAGATAAGGGTACGCTGATAACAGACCAACCTCTTTCTAAAGAATATACAAATTTATTAAAAGTGGAGGTAGTAAAATGA
- a CDS encoding NAD(P)/FAD-dependent oxidoreductase produces the protein MYDILIIGAGVIGTGIARELSKYNLKVAILEKDTDVANETTKANSAIVHGGYDAKEGSLMAKLNVLGNSLYEDLCNELSVPFKRNGSLVLAFNDEEVEHLKVLYNRGIINKVPGLNIIDAKKLKEIEPNIDEKAIAALHCSSAGIVSPWELAEALIDNAVENGVDLFLNTEVKNIEKIDDTFYVTTNSGIFHGKHIFNCAGVFADIIHNMIAPKTYTILPRKGEYFVLDKNQGKRVNQTVFQCPSKLGKGILVTPTVHGNLLVGPDAQDINDRYDVSTATDRLDYIKFKGSHSIKDINFRENIRTFAGIRAESDRGDFIVEESSVKGFYDIAGIKSPGLSAAPAIALAALDLLKENGINLNKKEDFKSPRKHTLFMHLSSEEKAKKIEEDNRFGRIICRCEMITEGEIVEAIHRPVKATTMDAVKRRCRPGSGRCQGGFCGPRVQEIIARELNEDIKDVILDKANSYILIEELKK, from the coding sequence ATGTATGATATTTTAATCATTGGTGCTGGTGTTATTGGAACTGGTATCGCTAGAGAGCTTTCTAAATATAATTTAAAAGTCGCTATTTTAGAAAAAGATACTGATGTAGCCAACGAAACTACAAAAGCTAATAGTGCTATTGTTCACGGGGGATATGATGCCAAAGAAGGATCTCTTATGGCTAAACTAAACGTTTTAGGTAATTCTTTATATGAAGATTTATGTAATGAGCTTTCTGTTCCTTTTAAACGTAATGGTTCTCTTGTTCTAGCTTTCAATGATGAAGAAGTTGAGCATCTAAAAGTTCTTTACAACAGAGGTATCATAAATAAAGTACCTGGCCTTAATATTATTGATGCAAAAAAATTAAAAGAAATTGAACCTAATATTGATGAAAAAGCCATCGCCGCTTTACACTGCTCTTCTGCTGGTATTGTTTCTCCTTGGGAGCTTGCTGAAGCTCTTATTGATAATGCTGTTGAAAATGGTGTCGACCTTTTCTTAAATACAGAAGTTAAAAATATTGAAAAAATAGATGATACTTTCTATGTAACTACTAATAGTGGTATCTTTCACGGAAAACATATCTTCAACTGTGCTGGAGTTTTTGCTGATATAATACATAACATGATTGCTCCTAAAACTTATACAATCCTTCCAAGAAAAGGAGAGTATTTTGTTCTTGATAAAAACCAAGGAAAAAGAGTCAACCAAACTGTATTCCAATGTCCTTCTAAACTTGGAAAAGGAATATTAGTTACTCCTACGGTTCATGGAAATCTTCTTGTTGGACCTGATGCACAAGATATTAATGATAGATACGATGTTTCTACAGCTACTGATAGATTAGATTATATTAAATTTAAAGGTAGTCACTCAATTAAAGATATAAATTTTAGAGAAAATATTAGAACATTTGCTGGTATTAGAGCTGAATCTGACAGAGGTGATTTTATTGTTGAAGAATCTTCAGTTAAAGGTTTCTATGATATTGCTGGTATTAAATCGCCTGGTTTATCTGCAGCACCTGCAATTGCTTTAGCAGCTTTAGATTTGCTAAAAGAAAATGGTATTAATTTAAATAAAAAAGAAGATTTTAAATCACCTAGAAAACACACTCTATTTATGCATCTTTCTTCTGAAGAAAAAGCAAAAAAAATAGAAGAAGACAATAGATTTGGTAGAATTATTTGTAGATGTGAAATGATTACTGAAGGTGAGATTGTAGAAGCTATCCATAGACCAGTTAAAGCTACTACTATGGATGCTGTTAAAAGAAGATGCAGACCTGGTTCTGGTAGATGTCAAGGTGGATTCTGTGGACCTAGAGTTCAAGAAATTATAGCTAGAGAATTAAACGAAGATATTAAAGATGTTATCTTAGACAAAGCTAATTCTTACATTCTAATAGAGGAGTTGAAGAAATAA
- the pfkB gene encoding 1-phosphofructokinase, translating to MIYTLTLNPALDYFLTFDSFIEGNLNTPKETYKLPGGKGINVSKILKNFNTESICLGFVGGFTGDFIKNTLKNEGLKINFFDVTDDTRINIKINNNGLESEIAGTSPTISKSNLDELFLYLKDNLKDGDILSLSGSVPASVSSNIYADIIDIIPKGVKVILDTRGTPFEAALKKGVFLIKPNQDEINEFFNSSFSTNEELIIAGKKLQNMGAQNVLISLGAKGSIFITESEVFIGGVPKGNLISSNGSGDSMIGGFIYGLDQSKSLEECYRIGIASGSATAFSKGLATFETMNNLLKNITIQKL from the coding sequence ATGATATACACGCTAACTTTAAATCCTGCTTTAGATTATTTTTTAACTTTTGATTCTTTTATTGAAGGTAATTTAAATACTCCTAAAGAAACATATAAACTTCCTGGAGGAAAAGGGATTAATGTTTCTAAAATCTTAAAAAATTTCAATACAGAATCTATTTGTCTCGGTTTTGTTGGTGGATTTACTGGTGATTTCATAAAAAATACACTAAAAAACGAAGGATTAAAAATTAATTTCTTTGATGTCACAGATGACACTCGTATAAATATTAAAATAAATAATAACGGTCTTGAAAGTGAAATTGCAGGTACATCACCAACTATTTCTAAAAGTAATTTAGATGAGTTATTTCTTTATTTAAAGGATAATTTAAAAGATGGAGATATTTTATCCCTTTCTGGTAGTGTGCCAGCATCAGTTTCTTCTAATATCTATGCAGATATTATTGACATTATTCCTAAGGGAGTTAAAGTTATATTAGATACTAGAGGAACTCCTTTTGAAGCAGCTTTAAAAAAAGGTGTATTTTTAATAAAGCCTAATCAAGATGAGATTAATGAATTTTTTAATTCAAGTTTTTCAACAAATGAAGAGTTAATTATAGCAGGAAAAAAATTACAAAATATGGGAGCTCAAAACGTTTTAATATCTCTAGGAGCTAAAGGTTCTATATTTATAACAGAATCAGAAGTTTTTATAGGAGGGGTTCCTAAAGGAAATTTAATTAGTTCAAATGGTTCTGGTGACTCTATGATTGGAGGATTTATATATGGCTTAGACCAAAGTAAATCCCTTGAAGAGTGCTACAGAATAGGAATTGCTTCTGGTAGTGCCACTGCTTTTTCTAAAGGCTTAGCTACTTTTGAAACTATGAATAATTTATTAAAAAATATTACAATTCAGAAATTATAA
- a CDS encoding NUDIX hydrolase, translated as MKLDFTEKIIGKERYFNSAVIVLVVEKNKEKYFLFEKRAATVRQGGDISLPGGKIEKEETSLDAALRECHEEIGIKGIRVEGKIGTLVIPSGIMVEAFLGFVEDYELKNLKINEHEVEECFLVPVEFFKNNKPRIEKLEVETKPYYYEGGIKYVFPAEELNLPKIYHSPWKSPPREVFLYIYEDKVIWGLTAEIIKESIKYL; from the coding sequence ATGAAGTTAGACTTTACAGAAAAAATAATAGGAAAAGAGAGATATTTTAATTCTGCAGTAATTGTATTAGTTGTAGAAAAAAATAAAGAAAAATATTTCTTGTTTGAAAAAAGAGCTGCAACAGTGAGACAGGGAGGAGATATTTCTTTACCTGGTGGAAAAATAGAAAAAGAAGAAACAAGTTTAGATGCAGCATTAAGAGAGTGCCACGAAGAAATAGGAATAAAAGGGATAAGAGTAGAAGGGAAAATAGGAACATTAGTTATACCTTCTGGAATAATGGTAGAAGCCTTTTTAGGGTTTGTAGAAGATTATGAGTTAAAAAATTTAAAAATAAATGAACATGAAGTTGAAGAATGTTTTTTAGTACCTGTTGAATTTTTTAAAAATAATAAACCAAGAATAGAGAAATTAGAAGTAGAAACAAAGCCGTACTATTATGAAGGTGGAATAAAATATGTATTTCCAGCAGAGGAATTAAATTTGCCTAAAATTTACCATTCACCTTGGAAAAGTCCTCCAAGAGAAGTTTTTTTATACATATACGAAGATAAAGTTATATGGGGATTAACAGCAGAAATAATAAAAGAAAGTATAAAATATCTATAA
- the citX gene encoding citrate lyase holo-[acyl-carrier protein] synthase, with protein sequence MFNLEEFLLMREKRVVIQNEIINNFKNPILVLRANYPGEEKNHFVPKYILEIMNEEILKIFNSNIIFQEKINSIEGPTYIYSLKENGRNIKKLAMEIENLHILGRCVDIDVFDKDGYPFSRKDFGGEKRKCLLCEEMAFVCGRNRTHSLKEIQEVIEKKLEEYLKSKKVAENISSSFSNLALKSIILEVAAAPSFGLVAPHTKGSHEDMDFFTFINSGFSLNNYFKEVTLAGFSPLSVDLIFRKIRHMGKIAENDMFKATKDVNTHKGMIFLMGITVALSAKAKFEKLPFSEISTLIKEMCRDILKDFDNIKEKTNLTHGEKLYLKHGIVGVRGIVKNGLDILFLGAIDIFKNSLNKGEHINQAMVRTLIFLMSKLEDTTILHRHNIETLNFVKAKAQELHLTFNEIELDLNLLKEIELDFINKRISPGGAADLLAVTMFLSFISIYF encoded by the coding sequence ATGTTTAACCTAGAAGAATTTTTATTAATGAGAGAAAAAAGAGTTGTTATTCAAAATGAAATTATTAATAATTTCAAAAATCCTATTTTAGTTTTAAGAGCTAATTATCCGGGAGAAGAAAAAAATCATTTTGTTCCTAAATATATTTTAGAAATTATGAATGAAGAGATTTTAAAAATTTTTAATTCTAATATTATTTTTCAAGAAAAAATTAATTCCATTGAAGGGCCTACATATATTTATTCTTTAAAAGAAAATGGAAGAAATATAAAGAAGTTAGCTATGGAAATTGAAAATTTACATATATTAGGTAGATGTGTGGACATTGATGTTTTTGATAAGGATGGCTATCCTTTCTCTCGAAAAGATTTTGGAGGAGAAAAAAGAAAATGCCTTTTATGTGAAGAGATGGCCTTTGTGTGTGGTCGAAACAGAACTCATTCTTTAAAGGAAATTCAAGAAGTTATTGAAAAAAAATTGGAAGAATATCTAAAATCAAAAAAAGTTGCTGAAAATATCAGTAGTAGTTTTTCAAATTTAGCCTTAAAATCTATTATCTTAGAAGTTGCTGCTGCTCCTTCTTTTGGATTAGTTGCTCCTCACACCAAAGGATCACACGAGGATATGGACTTCTTTACTTTTATTAATAGTGGCTTTTCTTTAAATAACTATTTTAAAGAAGTAACTTTAGCTGGTTTTTCTCCTTTATCTGTTGATTTAATATTTAGAAAAATTCGACACATGGGAAAAATTGCTGAAAATGACATGTTTAAAGCTACTAAAGACGTTAATACTCATAAAGGGATGATTTTTCTAATGGGTATAACAGTGGCCTTATCTGCTAAAGCAAAATTTGAAAAGTTACCTTTTAGTGAAATTTCAACTCTTATTAAAGAGATGTGTCGGGATATTCTTAAAGATTTTGATAATATCAAAGAAAAAACTAACCTTACTCATGGTGAGAAATTATATCTGAAACATGGTATTGTTGGAGTTAGAGGTATTGTTAAAAATGGTCTTGATATTTTATTTCTAGGCGCTATTGATATCTTTAAAAACTCTTTAAATAAAGGAGAACACATAAATCAAGCAATGGTAAGAACTTTAATATTTCTAATGAGTAAGCTTGAAGACACAACTATTTTACATCGACATAACATAGAGACTTTAAATTTTGTTAAAGCTAAGGCACAAGAATTACACTTAACTTTCAATGAAATTGAATTAGATTTAAACCTTTTAAAAGAAATTGAATTAGATTTTATTAATAAACGTATAAGTCCAGGAGGAGCAGCTGATCTTTTAGCTGTTACTATGTTTTTATCATTTATTAGTATTTATTTTTAA
- a CDS encoding glycerol-3-phosphate responsive antiterminator, producing the protein MNSNFENFLIKNNKILAVKDQQSLEKALLSSSKIIFLLSSDICSIEETTRLIKASGKLCFIHLDMIQGLNTKDNFAIDYLKDNTFADGIITTKSQVAKYAHKAGFLVILRCFIIDSLSLTTTEKLFKETYIDAIEILPGVMPKIIKHISKHSSIPIIAGGLIFDEEDVNLALNSGAIAISTTKLNIID; encoded by the coding sequence ATGAACTCAAATTTCGAAAACTTTTTAATCAAAAATAATAAAATTCTTGCTGTTAAAGATCAACAATCTTTAGAAAAAGCTCTTTTAAGTTCTTCTAAAATAATATTCCTATTAAGTAGTGATATTTGTTCTATTGAAGAAACTACACGACTTATTAAAGCTAGTGGAAAACTTTGCTTTATTCATCTCGATATGATTCAAGGATTAAATACTAAAGACAACTTTGCTATCGACTATCTCAAAGATAATACTTTTGCCGATGGGATTATAACTACTAAATCTCAAGTGGCAAAATATGCTCACAAAGCTGGATTTTTAGTTATTCTAAGGTGCTTTATTATAGATTCACTTTCTTTAACAACAACTGAAAAACTTTTCAAGGAAACATATATTGATGCAATTGAAATTCTACCTGGAGTTATGCCAAAAATTATTAAACATATTTCGAAGCACAGCTCTATTCCAATTATTGCTGGCGGACTTATCTTTGACGAAGAAGATGTAAATCTAGCCCTTAATAGTGGAGCTATAGCTATATCTACAACAAAACTAAATATTATAGATTAA
- the glpK gene encoding glycerol kinase GlpK yields MKYIIALDQGTTSSRAIIFDEQQNIVASAQKEFRQIYPKEGWVEHDPMEIWASQSGVLAEAIAQSGVSQHDIIGIGITNQRETTIVWNKLTGKPIYNAIVWQCRRTAHICDDLKTKGLTNYIRENTGLVIDAYFSGTKIKWILDNVEGAREQAERGELLFGTVDTWLIWKLTNGKSHATDYTNASRTMIYNIKDLCWDEKLLNELNIPKSMLPEVKDCSGTFGYANLGGKGGHRVPICGVAGDQQAALFGQACFEKGEAKNTYGTGCFMLMNTGSRMYQSKNGLLTTIAIGIDGKIEYALEGSIFVAGAAVQWLRDELKLITDSKDTEYFASKVKDNGGVYFVPAFVGLGTPHWDMYARGAIVGLTRGANKNHIIRATLESIAYQTRDVLEAMQEDSGIELKALKVDGGASANNFLMQFQSDIIGKEVHRPSTVETTALGAAYLAGLAVGFWNDKNEIKQNWCLEKTFTSTMGEEERDLKHSKWKRAVERSLNWELD; encoded by the coding sequence ATGAAATATATAATCGCATTAGATCAAGGAACAACTAGCTCTAGAGCTATCATTTTTGATGAGCAACAAAATATTGTAGCAAGCGCACAAAAAGAATTTAGACAAATTTATCCTAAAGAGGGATGGGTTGAACATGATCCTATGGAAATTTGGGCTAGCCAAAGTGGTGTTTTAGCTGAAGCTATTGCTCAATCAGGTGTTTCTCAACATGATATTATTGGTATTGGAATTACAAATCAAAGAGAAACTACCATTGTTTGGAACAAACTAACTGGAAAACCTATATATAATGCAATTGTATGGCAATGTAGAAGAACTGCTCATATTTGTGATGATTTAAAAACTAAGGGTTTAACTAATTATATTAGAGAAAACACTGGCCTTGTTATAGATGCATATTTCTCTGGAACTAAAATAAAATGGATTTTAGATAATGTTGAAGGAGCTAGAGAACAAGCTGAAAGAGGAGAACTATTATTTGGTACTGTGGATACTTGGTTAATTTGGAAACTTACCAATGGTAAATCACACGCCACTGATTATACCAATGCTTCTAGAACAATGATTTATAATATTAAAGATCTTTGCTGGGATGAAAAACTTCTAAATGAACTTAATATTCCAAAATCTATGCTTCCTGAAGTTAAAGATTGTAGTGGTACATTTGGGTACGCTAATCTTGGTGGAAAAGGAGGACACAGAGTTCCTATTTGTGGTGTAGCAGGAGATCAACAAGCTGCTTTATTCGGGCAAGCTTGCTTTGAAAAAGGAGAAGCTAAAAACACTTATGGAACTGGATGTTTCATGCTTATGAATACTGGTAGTAGAATGTACCAAAGTAAAAATGGACTTTTAACTACTATTGCAATTGGAATTGATGGAAAAATTGAATACGCACTTGAAGGAAGTATCTTTGTTGCTGGTGCTGCAGTTCAGTGGTTAAGAGATGAATTGAAGTTAATCACAGATTCTAAAGATACTGAATATTTTGCTAGTAAAGTTAAAGATAACGGTGGCGTTTATTTTGTTCCTGCTTTCGTTGGACTTGGTACTCCTCACTGGGATATGTATGCAAGAGGGGCTATCGTTGGACTAACTAGAGGGGCCAATAAAAACCACATTATCAGAGCAACTTTAGAATCTATCGCTTATCAAACTAGAGACGTTCTTGAAGCTATGCAAGAGGACTCTGGAATAGAGTTAAAAGCTTTAAAAGTTGATGGTGGGGCATCTGCTAATAATTTCTTAATGCAATTCCAATCTGATATTATTGGAAAAGAAGTACACAGACCTTCAACTGTTGAAACAACTGCTTTAGGAGCTGCTTATCTTGCAGGACTTGCCGTTGGTTTCTGGAATGACAAAAATGAAATTAAACAAAATTGGTGTCTTGAAAAAACATTTACTTCTACTATGGGTGAAGAAGAAAGAGATTTAAAACATAGCAAATGGAAAAGAGCTGTTGAAAGATCTTTAAATTGGGAGCTTGACTAA
- a CDS encoding MIP/aquaporin family protein: MNVYLAEFIGTAILILLGNGVVANVCLNKSKGNSSGWIVITTAWGLAVMAGAYCVGWISGGHLNPALTIGFAVAGLFPGNLVLGYVAAQILGAMFGQILVYLTYKRHYDETTDTGAILGSFSTGPAIRDLKWNFVTEAIGTFMLVFGLLAIGHVNNQAFTATLPNGDVVRGFTGILGPLLAGFYVWSLGLSLGGPTGYAINPARDFGPRIMHAILPIANKGDSDWAYAWVPIAGPIVGGIIGATTFAALFN; encoded by the coding sequence ATGAATGTTTATTTAGCTGAGTTCATAGGTACTGCAATTCTTATTTTACTTGGTAATGGTGTTGTTGCAAATGTGTGCTTAAACAAAAGTAAAGGTAACAGTTCTGGTTGGATTGTTATTACAACTGCTTGGGGGCTTGCTGTTATGGCTGGAGCTTACTGCGTAGGTTGGATTAGTGGAGGACATCTTAATCCTGCATTGACTATTGGTTTTGCTGTTGCTGGATTATTTCCTGGAAACCTTGTTTTAGGATATGTTGCTGCTCAAATTTTAGGAGCTATGTTTGGACAAATTTTAGTTTATCTTACTTATAAGAGACACTATGATGAAACAACAGACACTGGAGCTATCTTAGGTTCTTTCTCAACAGGACCAGCTATTAGAGACTTAAAATGGAACTTTGTAACAGAAGCTATTGGTACTTTTATGCTTGTTTTTGGATTATTAGCTATTGGTCACGTTAATAACCAAGCTTTTACTGCTACATTACCAAATGGAGACGTTGTCAGAGGATTTACTGGAATTTTAGGCCCTTTACTTGCTGGTTTCTATGTTTGGAGTTTAGGTTTAAGTTTAGGTGGCCCTACTGGTTACGCAATCAACCCTGCTAGAGACTTTGGACCTAGAATTATGCATGCTATTTTACCTATTGCTAATAAAGGCGATTCTGATTGGGCTTATGCTTGGGTTCCTATTGCGGGTCCTATCGTTGGTGGTATTATCGGAGCTACTACTTTTGCAGCGCTTTTTAATTAA